The Hevea brasiliensis isolate MT/VB/25A 57/8 chromosome 9, ASM3005281v1, whole genome shotgun sequence nucleotide sequence NNNNNNNNNNNNNNNNNNNNNNNNNNNNNNNNNNNNNNNNNNNNNNNNNNNNNNNNNNNNNNNNNNNNNNNNNNNNNNNNNNNNNNNNNNNNNNNNNNNNNNNNNNNNNNNNNNNNNNNNNNNNNNNNNNNNNNNNNNNNNNNNNNNNNNNNNNNNNNNNNNNNNNNNNNNNNNNNNNNNNNNNNNNNNNNNNNNNNNNNNNNNNNNNNNNNNNNNNNNNNNNNNNNNNNNNNNNNNNNNNNNNNNNNNNNNNNNNNNNNNNNNNNNNNNNNNNNNNNNNNNNNNNNNNNNNNNNNNNNNNNNNNNNNNNNNNNNNNNNNNNNNNNNNNNNNNNNNNNNNNNNNNNNNNNNNNNNNNNNNNNNNNNNNNNNNNNNNNNNNNNNNNNNNNNNNNNNNNNNNNNNNNNNNNNNNNNNNNNNNNNNNNNNNNNNNNNNNNNNNNNNNNNNNNNNNNNNNNNNNNNNNNNNNNNNNNNNNNNNNNNNNNNNNNNNNNNNNNNNNNCTTGTTATAATGGAGCAGGTTCTACGCTTAAGCACAAGGTAACAGAAGATGATAACAAACTTGGGGTAGGCAAAATATTCCCAGGTTTGCCTCCAGGAGCTATAAGCAATGCTGATCTTTATGCAGCGAATAAGGAGCTTTATCTGGGTTCTTTATGTGAAGTTGATGATAAGCCATATCCATGGCAGTTTTGGATGGTTATGCTTAAAAATGGTAACTATGACACAAAGTCTGGTTTGTGTCCTCAGAATGGGAAAAAGGTACCCCCTTTTAGTTCAGGAGGGTTTCCTTGCTTTGGAACTGGGTGTATGAATCAACCCATATTGTATCATGAGCAAACTAAGCTTATAGATGGTGGTACTTTGAGAGGAAGTTTCAATGGGACTTATGATTTGGGCGCTGAAATTGGAAGTGGACTTGGCGGAATCTCTTTCTATGAGGTAGTTTGGGAGAAAAAAGTTGGTGCTGGAAGTTGGGTCTTCAGCCATAAGCTCAAAACCTCAAAGAAGTACCCATGGCTTATGCTGTATCTCAGAGCTGATGCAACCAGAGGATTTTCTGGAGGGTGTCACTATGAAACAAGAGGCATGCTCAAAATTGTAAGTAGAAACAGATTGACTTCTGTCTTTATTTATCATTTCAATTAATCCTCAAAAGAGACTTGTTCCCTTGCTGGTCATGAAAATTAAGCCAActgtcccaaaaaaaaaaaaaagaagaagaagaagtcacCCATAGGAAAACCAAATAGTAATTACATTCCCATAATGTTAATTAAACTGGCTTTGCTTATGGCGTAACCCTGAAGTTGGGGCACGGCATAATTCGGCATAACTGACTTTTTTAAATTATCCTTTTCATGATACTTGTAGAATTATTATTTGATCTTTGTTACTGTTGACTTCATATCTACATTCATTATTGATTTGTATAGTTTGTAACTGGACTTTATTGAACTAGCACCGAGCGAATAGATCTTGAAACCGACCTGGTGAAGGTCAGAAGGCCTCTAAGATTATGAGTCAAAAGTTCTTAGTTGGATGCTTTAGCCCTTCTGTTCAAAAGCACAGGTAGAAGCAATGTGGAATATACTGTTTCATGCTCAATTAATTCCAAACTTCTTTCAATTATCTTAACTAAACTATTCCAACGACACACTATTGTTCCCCTcttctataattgtgttctacttataaatgaaaatgaagaaaagatTATTCCTCTATAtctaaatgaaaaaaatatatatatatttttgtgaTTTGGCAGAAAAGACTTGTTTTCTTGATTAGTACGAAAATCAGTCTTCCATAATACAGTGCGATAAGTCATCAATAGGACCGCTAACTGCTAGTTAAATTCCACAATGTTAATCAAACTGACTTCATTTATTGTGCAACTCAGGTTGGAGCAATTCATGAATAACTGCTTTATCAGTAATTGTCCTTTTCTTGATATTTATATTTGGAATTGTTATTTGATCTTTATAATCACCAGCTTAATATTTGCAAATGGTCAAACATACAGTTAATTCTTAAGTTATATCGTAATTTGTGACTGGACTTTCTTTAACTAGTACTTAAGATATAGACCTTGAAACAGATTAGGTGGTCAGAAGGCCTCATAATCTCTCTTAATAGGAATGATAAGACCCTTTGACATGGTCTGCATATTTCTTCAACTTATTTACTAGTTTCTTTGATGGATGGCACAACAACCTTGCAGTTGCAGGTATGATCTCAGTTCTCAATTAATCATAGGGAAAGGGAAAAAAAGAGAACTGCATAATAATATGGTGAATCATTTtccacctgttacttgaatgaaTGTTGTGTGGAGAAGAATTTATGATATTTAGAAAAGATATATTTTATTTGCATAGCGTTTGTGCTTATCAATTATACATGTAAAATCTGATTATGTGTTAGAACTTAAGTGATTACCACTAAAAGCTGATAATACATGCCTGTATTAAGTCCACTTATCTATTTCTGATACTTGTTAATTGTTTGCCAGGGAAAATTTTCGCCTGTCCATTatttttttctgtgttctttaaaTATTAATGACCAAATTGGTTACCTTCCAGCTTCCAGAGTCACCCAATTTCAAGGTTAAAGTGACGTTGGATGTCAAGCAAGGTGGAGGACCCAAGAGCCAGTTCTATTTGATAGATATTGGCAGCTGTTGGAAGAACAATGGCGATCCTTGTGATGGAGATGTGCTCACTGATGTGACCAGATATAGTGAGATGATCATCAATCCTGCAACTCCTGCATGGTGTGGTCCCAACAGTCAAGGGAACTGCCCACCATATCACATTACCCCAAACAACAAAAAAATTTACAGGAATGATACAGCCAACTTCCCGTATGGGGCTTATCACTACTATTGTGCTCCAGGAAATGCCAAATTTTTGGAGAAACCAGTCAGCACTTGTGATCCTTATAGCAATCCTCAGGCGCAGGAGATAGTTCAGTTGCTGCCTCATCCCATATGGGCTCAATATGGCTATCCAACAAAACAAGGCGATGGTTGGATTGGGGATGCACGAACTTGGGAGCTTGATGTTGGTGGATTGTCTAGTAGATTGTACTTCTATCAGGTCAGTAAACTAAACTATCATCTTCAAGGAGACGTAGTACAAATTTATGTGATGAAGTTGATTTTTTTCTTGGGTTGCAGGATCCAGGTACCCCTCCTGCTAGAAGAATTTGGACATCCATTGATATGGGTACTGAAATTTTCGTCAGCGACAATGAAGAAGTGGCAGAGTGGGATCTTAGTAACTTCGATGTCATTCTCACATAGTAAATTTAAACCTTTTTGTTCTAGCTTTTCTTCATCTTCCACATATTTATTGAAGTCAACAAAGGGCAGAGGAATTGATAAAAATTCATCATCTGTGATGCTTGCTAAATTGCTAATATAAGAGTGCTGGGTTTGGAGTTGCCAAACAAGTCCACAAGGACAGGCGACCTCATCCCGAAGACACAGTTATGTAATCTCATTTTGTTCTCAA carries:
- the LOC110653397 gene encoding uncharacterized protein LOC110653397, with protein sequence MGSTLKHKVTEDDNKLGVGKIFPGLPPGAISNADLYAANKELYLGSLCEVDDKPYPWQFWMVMLKNGNYDTKSGLCPQNGKKVPPFSSGGFPCFGTGCMNQPILYHEQTKLIDGGTLRGSFNGTYDLGAEIGSGLGGISFYEVVWEKKVGAGSWVFSHKLKTSKKYPWLMLYLRADATRGFSGGCHYETRGMLKILPESPNFKVKVTLDVKQGGGPKSQFYLIDIGSCWKNNGDPCDGDVLTDVTRYSEMIINPATPAWCGPNSQGNCPPYHITPNNKKIYRNDTANFPYGAYHYYCAPGNAKFLEKPVSTCDPYSNPQAQEIVQLLPHPIWAQYGYPTKQGDGWIGDARTWELDVGGLSSRLYFYQDPGTPPARRIWTSIDMGTEIFVSDNEEVAEWDLSNFDVILT